The genome window CCGCCAATCGGCCTAGTACCCTGAACGTCCTCGTTTGCTGAACGCCGGACCTCCCTTCCAACCTCTGACAACGAACAACCAAGTACCCATATGGCAACTCCCGTTCAACACGATTCGGCCGTAGCGCCTACCCAACCCGCGGCTCATGAGCCGGTAGTAGACGAGCAGCCCGAAGGCCGCTCCAAGCGCCCAATTATCTTTATCATCCTGGCTTTGGTACTGCTGGTGGGCGGCTATTTCGGCTGGCAGCGGTACCAGTTCGGCCAAACCCACGAGGAAACCGACGACGCCCAAGTAGAAGGCGACGTGTACCCGATTCTGCCCCGCGTCTCGGGTCCGGTGCTCGAAGTGAAAGTTGAAGACAACCAGCCCGTGAAGAAAGGCGACGTGCTCGTAACCGTTGACCCCGCCGACTACCAGCAGCGCGTAAATGCCGCCGAAGCCGCCCTGGCAGCGGCCCAGGCCAACGTGGTAGCCGCGCGCGCCGGGGTAGGTACGGCCACGGCCAACGTCAGCACCGCCCAAACGACCATTGGGGTAAGCGAGGCCAACCGGGCCCGTCTGCAGAAAGATCTGAAGCGCAGTGAGTTTCTGCGCAAGGAAGACATCATCCCGCAAAGCGAGTACGACGCCGTGCAGGCCAACCTGAAGTCGACGACGGCCCAGCGGGCTACAGCTGAGCAGCAGGTGCGCGTGGCTCAGCAGCAGGTAACGGCCGCTCGCCAGCAGGTAGCCGTGGCCGAAGCCGTAGTAAAGCAGCGCCAAGCTGATCTGGACAATGCGCGTCTGCAGCTGAGCTATACCACCATTACGGCTCCCGGCAACGGCATTGTGAGCAAGAAGAACGTGCAGCCCGGCCAGGTAGTAAGCCCCAACCAGCAGCTTATGGGCCTGGTAGCCAGCGGCAACACCTGGGTTATTGCCAACTTCAAGGAAACCCAGCTCGAGAACATGCGCGTGGGCCAGCCCGTGAGCGTAGAAGTGGACGCCTACCCCAACGAGGAATTCTCGGGCCACATCGAGTCGCTCTCGGCTGCTACCGGCGCCCGCTTTGCCCTCTTGCCGCCCGATAACGCCAGCGGCAACTTTGTGAAAGTAACCCAGCGCGTACCCGTTAAAATCGTCCTCGACAAAGTAGACCCCGAACACCCCCTGCGCGCCGGCATGAGCGTGGTAGCGACTGTGAAAACTAAGTAGTGAAGTTGTGAAAGGTGAAATTGTGAATTGACGTTCTGTTACTTCACAATTTCACCTTTCACAACTTCACTACTTCGCCTTTGCCCTCTTGCGAATGGTGGCGAGAATGGACACTATTTCTGTGTATTCTTTCTCCAGAGCAGTTAAGCGAGGCTTCGTGAAAATATTGGCGTCGCCGATTAATTCTAGCCAAAATAGGGTTTCGTCGGCCTCTTCTACGCAAATACACAGTTTGGCAAACCATTCGGCTTTGGAACGGCTTCGTGAAGCTGCCCGAAAGTTAGCCGCCACTGAAGTAGCCGAACGCAAGAGCTGTTTGCCTAAAATAGTTGCTTCACCAGTGCGGGGTAATTGCTGAAACAGTCGGATTACACGCAATGACGCCTGCTTGGTACGTCCTCGAATATCTTCATTAAAAGATAGCTGAGCTGCCAATGGCAGTAGTTCATCATTCATATACACTGTGAGTTAGAAATAGCGCATCAAGCTACGAAAGCCAGCTATTTCACAACTTCACAAGTTCACAACTTCACCGCATGGAAACCGGATTTACCAAGTGGATCATCGTCATTACGGTGGTGATGTGCTGCTTGCTGGAGCTCATTGATACCAGCATT of Hymenobacter sublimis contains these proteins:
- a CDS encoding HlyD family secretion protein; translated protein: MATPVQHDSAVAPTQPAAHEPVVDEQPEGRSKRPIIFIILALVLLVGGYFGWQRYQFGQTHEETDDAQVEGDVYPILPRVSGPVLEVKVEDNQPVKKGDVLVTVDPADYQQRVNAAEAALAAAQANVVAARAGVGTATANVSTAQTTIGVSEANRARLQKDLKRSEFLRKEDIIPQSEYDAVQANLKSTTAQRATAEQQVRVAQQQVTAARQQVAVAEAVVKQRQADLDNARLQLSYTTITAPGNGIVSKKNVQPGQVVSPNQQLMGLVASGNTWVIANFKETQLENMRVGQPVSVEVDAYPNEEFSGHIESLSAATGARFALLPPDNASGNFVKVTQRVPVKIVLDKVDPEHPLRAGMSVVATVKTK
- a CDS encoding four helix bundle protein, with the translated sequence MNDELLPLAAQLSFNEDIRGRTKQASLRVIRLFQQLPRTGEATILGKQLLRSATSVAANFRAASRSRSKAEWFAKLCICVEEADETLFWLELIGDANIFTKPRLTALEKEYTEIVSILATIRKRAKAK